In Aedes albopictus strain Foshan chromosome 3, AalbF5, whole genome shotgun sequence, the following are encoded in one genomic region:
- the LOC134290761 gene encoding uncharacterized protein LOC134290761 encodes MIFGRKFRLQTVHTPLVRIFGSWKGIPVYTANHLQRWALTLLLYDFTIEYVQTEKFGNADVVSRLINNHAKPDEDCERDSGGGFAETQSDEQMYRYLREGWLEEAKIVDPEIRRLNGRRDSLCTVGKCIIFGERLVISEKHRQRCLRQLHQGHPGILRMKALARSYVYWLSIDEEIAQYVKACKYCASVARSPPKEAPGTLA; translated from the exons ATGATTTTTGGCAGGAAGTTTCGTTTGCAGACCGTCCACACACCTTTGGTCCGGATCTTCGGCTCATGGAAGGGTATTCCGGTGTACACGGCGAACCATCTTCAGCGCTGGGCGCTGACGTTGCTATTGTACGACTTCACCATCGAGTATGTGCAAACGGAGAAGTTCGGGAATGCCGATGTCGTGTCGAGGCTGATCAACAACCACGCCAAGCCTGACGAGGATTGCGAGCGTGATTCTGGAGGAGGATTTGCG GAGACGCAATCCGATGAACAGATGTACCGGTACCTTCGAGAAGGCTGGCTGGAAGAGGCGAAGATCGTGGATCCAGAAATACGTCGGCTCAATGGAAGACGAGATTCACTGTGCACCGTTGGGAAGTGCATCATTTTCGGAGAACGCTTGGTGATTTCCGAGAAGCATCGGCAACGATGTCTGCGACAGTTACACCAGGGACACCCCGGAATTCTACGAATGAAAGCATTGGCGAGGAGCTACGTATATTGGCTATCGATAGACGAGGAGATCGCCCAGTACGTGAAGGCATGCAAGTACTGCGCTTCCGTAGCTAGAAGTCCACCGAAAGAAGCACCGGGGACTTTGGCCTGA